Genomic window (Nicotiana sylvestris chromosome 7, ASM39365v2, whole genome shotgun sequence):
ttgaagcgtagtatgagtacaccacaatgatacgcagtaagtatcaagactaacttcggtagagtagtgacgagggacaGTAAAGACATCTACTGGACTAAACAACCTAAACAAGTATGTAGATGAACTAACAGAGAACAATAGTAATCTAAAGCTAGACAAGATAAGGAATGCAACACAATACTTGCAATGATGCACTAGTAACAACAATAGGTAACAAGAAGCAGTAAAGTAATAATGCTATAGAGTAACTGATCACAGTCTAAATCAGGGGGAAAATCAAATAAAAGGGAAAGCCACCAACAACTCAATAAGAACAACCACTTTCATACCAGATCTGTTCAAGCCTTTCCACGAGGTGCCGAACCTCATAATCACAGCTCATGGGTCCCAATTATTAAACCCCAAATCATTTGGCATCGTGTGTCCACATTTCAACTCGTAATCGCACGGACGAATCACGTGCCGAGAGAACAACTCTCACACAAAAAACAAGTAGACAAGGATACATGTAATGGCCAATAACATCATGATTCGTCCCCCCTAACTGATATGGGTGATTAatctacgtgtatgcttgtgcaagtgtacTACCACAATTCAAGTCAACAAAGAAGAGTAAAGATAATGAATGACTCATAAGAAACCGTCATCACGAAATATACTGTGTAATTAAGACAACAATGAAGTGGGCATTACGACAAGCACAACAACATTAGCTACATAGAACTGAGCGAATAGAGCAACACGGAGAAAAACAATTAATAATATGCTAAGAAAAACAACAGTCAAAGACAAGTGCACAAAAAAGGGAAAATGACAACAGAACCCTCCCGAGGTACCGCATCGTAGTTTCAAATCGTAAAATGAATCATAAATGCACGATAGAAACCTTGTGCAAACAATAACAACTGCacagcagaaacctcgtgcaacaatAATGATTGCGttacagaaacctcgtgccacaataacaTCCGCACGGCAAAAACCTCGTGTTACTATAACGACCGCACGAGagaaacctcgtgcaacaatAAAAATATGCACGGCATAAACCTCGTGCCAACACAACATTGAATACCataacaacaatgacaataacacaagaatacaacaagtaaatcaactcggGAACTCCAGAACACAAAAAGACGGAAGAAAAAACTCACAAGGAAAGACACAATGAGAGATAATGGTAAAATATAGCAATAGCTCAACAAGGAAGAGATACTGTGCAGCAATGATCCCACATAAGTACAATTTAATGATAAGAGGGATAAGATAAATCAAGGACTCCAATTAAGGGTAAGTCAATAATAATAAGGAATAACCAAACTTCAATTAGAGTCGAGCAATTACGGAAGAGATTCAATAAACTCAATTTAAGGATAAGCAGATCATGAGGAAGACAATAATAAGTTCAACTAATAATAGGCAATTACGAAAAATGTAGCATACAAATAAAAGAAGCAACAACTTCAGTTAAGGCAAATAAGAGTTAAATCGGCAATAAAGGTAGAACATGAGGCAATTAATTCAAAACAAAGACATGTAGAGGTAAAACTAGTAATGGGGATTTATCATAACATAACAACTTCATATCTAATGAACATAAGAACCTAAGAGCCCTAGGCAGTCAAATTTTCATAAATAAGCCCGAGCgcatactcgtcacctcgcgtgcacggaCTTCACATGACACAATTAGCACCAAAGACTCAAATCCTTAGGGGTAGTTCTCCCACACAAAGTTGGCAAGATACCTACCTCAAAGAAGATAGATTGTTACTCTAAAATGGACTTCTCGAGTGAAATAACCTCCGGACggttcaaatctagccaaaataactccAAATCATACATAAAACTCATAATAAATAATTTCGGataataaagtttcaatctttaacaaaaatttaaaagtcaacccaaaagtcaacccccgagcccgcaccttggaacccgataaacttcccaaaacccaaacactcattccgatacgagtccaaccatactagttttacccaaatccgactccgaatcaatattcaaaactcaaaaaattacTCTATGAAACTTTGTACAAAACCGCccgattttctttttaaaattcacaatctaatttctaaaaataaagatggattcataaaatataaccaaaattgaGTAGGGACCACTTGCACCAATCTATAGAAAATCGCCTAAAAATTACCCAAATTTGAGCTcctcaactcaaaatatgaccaaatgaacaaaccctcgATATTAAATATGTTTACTCAGTTGTTCTGCTTTGTTTCGTATGCCAAACGATCCCGAAActcgcttttgatgcctccaatagattccttgtgaaatttaaGTCGAGtaaggcttttgaatcactcaatttgaccttataatgaagtagatatgatattttgaagttttaaatgaAGGAAAATTTAAGGGATAAAAATGACATTTTCATAATTATTTTACACCAGAAAATCAGCAACGAAAAAATTTTCGTTTTAGCACTCAAAACTCATTCGGAACCTCCCGGACACAAACCATATATGCATTTCAATCATAAAACATGCTACGAATCTGCTTGCGCACTCAAAACACCGAAAATAGGTCATATTGACCATGATCAAACTCCAAATCTTTAACTTAACTAGTTTCTCAACCAatgatccaaaacacacccgagcccctcgggaccctattcattcataccaacaagtcttaaaacacGATACGAAATTATCTGAAGCttcaaatcaaatcaaacaacataaaaaccatgaatcacacctcaaatcaaacttaatgaacttttgaactttcaacttccaaaactcgtgccgaaccatatcaaatcaaccggaatgacctcaaattttgtacacaagtttcaataaaataatgaatctattccaacttccgaaaccAAAATTCGAACCCGATATTACCAAAGTCAactttcggtcaaacttatgaatattccaaaactccaaattgccaactttcgccaattaacaCTAGAACCTTCAAGAAACATCCAAATACAAATTCGGGCATACGTCCAAATAGCACAACGGATAAAAAAAAGTTCGGAAAGTTTGTGCTTTTCTCTATTTTTGGGACTTTTTCGCAATAATTCTATCCTTTATCCGATTATTGTATGACATAAAAGTCAAAATATAGGCCCCGCGTTATATTTCTCTAGACAAATACTTTAAACAGTCAATATTATCGAGTATTCTCTTCATAATCGTGCCAAATCAAAATGAATATTTGTTATGAAaccaaaagaatattttttttttaatttgttgaTCTTAAGACACTGTGGTAACAAGGCATTTCATCTTGTTTTTTCTAAAATATTATCAAGTACAATAGAAAAGTAATCACATCCTAAAACTAATAAACTAAAAGATAAACCCTGTGCATGTCAGGAGGCTGGTGTTCATCAAAGATGATTTGGGGTTCTTTAAAATAGAAAATgaaaaccaaaaatcagacaACAGAGCGGCATATAATGGAGTGATAGATTAATCGATGACGGAATGAAGAATGAGATTTTTGCAACAGCTTTTTCATAGACTTTAACTTTCATTACATCATCTTCTACCAACCTTCACCTGAGAAGTCTATGGAATTCGCGATACAGATGCCATCAAATCCAAGTTTCGATCCGAGATACTATATCAACCCTATAATTGTCACGTATTGTCCTAATTTTCTTATCATATATTAATTTTTCTATCTCTTGAACGAAAGGGCAACATGTTTAtcataattgattttttttttttttgtagaaggaaattataaatctctcatatttggctagtctttttcctgtaggaaaaggtttgggctTCTATAAATGGAAGATCCTTTCTTCTCATTCAACAGCATCCACAATATAACATATGGGGTTTGGGAGtcttgtttagggggagaactttgcgagacaagtgttagtgtgtcacttgtatttgcctcttcgtgaggttgttctctcgatttTTTGTATTCTCTTTTTATATAGcggattgctcatctccgttgTGGATGTAGgccagttgaccgaaccacgttatatgtttgtgtctcttttggtacatttctctttgttgtatgatttatcgtcgttgAAGGTTTTctttgctagcttccgcatgacacctgattattCGGTCCTAACATGTGGTATCAAAGCAAGGTTCATgacaggttcatcttggcggATTTAGTTCTAGCCGCAACCTATTTGACGGTAATCGAGATTTTTGTCCGAGAAATTTGGCCGGAGTGTTACTCACGTTGATacaaactttgtggtggagatttggagatgcgacTTGTTGAAAATTATGTGAAGAAGGtagatcaagtttattttgtcagaaaatttaGGCTAATGGGGATAGTTGTTAGATGTTATcctaattttcttaccatatttgatttttctatctcttaaagGAAAGGCCGAAAGGGTAACATGTTTACTATAAGTGGATTTTCttcttgtagaaggaaattataaatctcccatatttggctagtctttttcttgtaagaaaaggtttggacttctataacTTAAGGATCTTTTCTTCTCGTTTagcagcatccacaatgtagccatatgagGTTTGGGAGTCTTGTTTGGGGGGGGGAGAACTTTAcaggacaagtgttagtgtgtcacttgtgtttgcctcttcgtgaggttgttctctcgatattttgtactctctttttatatagtggattgctcatctccgtcgtggatgtaggtcagttgaccgaaccacgttatatgtttgtgtctcttttggtatttttttctttattgtatgatttatcgtcgttcaaggtttgctttgctagcttccgcatAACACCTGATTTTTCGGTGCGAACAATAATCACCACTAATCCTAGTTATCAGGGAACGCTAGGCATCGGAATacaaaaggtttttttttttttttgtcagcGGATTTCGCCCATCAACACAGAAATAGAAATATAGAAAGAAATTCAATCATTCATTTTTAACGACTGTATGATGCAACATGATTTTATTAAGCAAATTAAAGGGGCATGAAACCTTGATTTAGTAATAACTAAATCTAGAATGACAACAactgaaaaaagaatgaaaaagaaataatTCGTAGTGAGAGTTCCCTAATTAAAAAACTAATCAGACACAACCTGGAAATTAAAACGCCACAACAGTTGGCAAAAGGACTGGGACAACAGGGGAGAAAGAAAAGGTGAAATACTTCTTAGCACTTTATTCTTTGTTTTAATCACATAAATAACTTAAAGATCTCGTAGACGTCTTTTATTAGCCATGCACATTGTTATATGCCCAAGAGAATAGTCCTATAGCTATAGCATAAAGATGCAAAAGATAAAGCCAAATTGTAGATTATTGATCTATCGCTTTAATCAAAAGAATCCTATTAGTTAAGTACTATATTAATTACTAATTGCTCGCTCGAAAGTTAAATAGGAAATGGAAAACAAATTATAAAATTGGCGAAATGGCTTCCTAGCCACTTAAATTTGTCGGGTTTTTTAAAGCCGATACATAAACTTATAACTTTTCCATTTGAACACTCGAACTCGTTTTTTCcataactaataaacacatcTGACCATTGACCATGTGCTCGTGTATTACACATACACATACGTGTCCATCCAGTCAGCAAATGACCAATGGATGTCTTACACGTAAGGGCGTGAAAAGTCAAGCAGCAACTTCTTCTCTTTGACTGCTTTAGCGTTCTTCTTCATCAACAATGGTTATCTGCTTTTCATTATTTTGTTTCACAGGTGGCTCAGCTTGATCCTTTTCCATGTTACTCTTTCGTTCTTCTTCCTTCTTTTCTTCCAACTTTTTTATTTCAAGGATTCAACAGTTAACAAGATAGTGCCCTAATTTCCTACAATGTTTGCAAAATTTGGGTATGTTTGCAGACCTTCAATTTCAATCACCCGCTTATATAGAACAAAATTGTAATCTTCATCATTAGTGAAGCTGAGAAACACATTTAATTTATCATAAACTCCAATTTTTGCAGATCCCTTCAAAGGGAATTTTTTAGAGAATCTTGACCTATAATTCGGGGTCGGGTCTTCAGAAATCGACCAACAATTATCCTCTTACATTGAGCCGCCATGATGACATAGTAGTCTCTTGTTTTGAAGATCATTGTCGGCATGCCGTTGTGTGTCGTCTTTCTAGCTTGGAATTTCAGAGAGAATCCGAAGACCCTCCTTATTGAAACTTGAAATCCCCCAGAATCTCTTCTTCTATGCATAATGAAAACATGGAAGAAAACATTGCAGAATTAGGCCCTCTTAATTTCCCTACTTTCCACCATTTTCACggtctgaaaaatgaaaaaaaaaattgaaaatggagCTTCAGATTTTTAAAAATGGAGGAAGGGGGTATTTTGTACTGTTGGGTGTTGGGAAGGGGTTTTTCACGCTCCTGTGCGTCGTGTTCCTCACGCGGGCTGCTGATTAGGACCAACTGACGCCACATGGGCATGGTCAATGGTCAAATGTGTATTAGTTATGGAAAAAACGAGttcgagtgttcaaatgggaaagttATAAGTTTATGTATCGGCTTTAAAAAATccgacaagtttaagtggccaggaagtCATTTCGCCTATAAAATTTATCATTAAGAGTTTTCTTTATGTCTTCATATCtcaaaagaattttcttttacagCTGCGTTTCTGAGGTTAGAAGCAGTTGAAatttgaagagagagaaaaaaagatcTTTTAATTTTTCCCATTGAGCCACGATCAACTGATATTTTTCCAATTTGAAGGAATAAAACTAAATTAAAGAAATAGAAAGAAGAATACAGAGGATTAAAAGGTGACAAAAGGAATTGTTTAAATTGCCTATAGGTTTAGACCCCTTTGAGGGGCACATGCGTCTACAACTAGCTAGCTCAACTATGGACTTCATCCAAATAAATACACAAGGAAATAGCGATTTTGATCTATGTTGTTTGGACTTTTTAAAATTATTGTCACACTCGTATCAGATTctttaaaatttattattttttgaaggaTCCAATATATACTTAGTGCATCTTTTAAGAGTTTGAACTACATAGCTTTCTATTCTTTAACCACGAGGCATATCAATATCCAATTATTATAAGTCTTTCGTTTAACAATTTCTTGGTAGCAGTACGAAGTACTAATGTAATCCTAAGTTTCAATTTTCTTCCCAGCCAAGTGTGTTAGGAGTATTTTTTCGTAATGTACTCATATGCAGCCACGATGCAAATTCATACTTATTACCTAAGCGGCATATACTTAAAGAAATAAGGGTTACATCTGTATAAAATTCAAGAAGTGTTAATCCAAATAGTCGTCTACTCAATCgcataaattaaaaatagtcagtgaaggtataatatatgcataatttatgtattatatatgtataaatatatataatctatgtatatggctagaaaaagtaaagcgTGATACCTTCGACGGAGTACGTTATCaactaaaactaaaaaaattaaaaaaaaaatcgaagaACTATTTTGGAGGATCTAGTAAGGGGAATGGCTTGTTTTACCGCAAAGTTAAAGTAGCAGGAATCTTCATCTTAGCTTTAAGTACAGATGAGGAAATTATTGAGGGCCTTGGCGTCTCAAATATACAAAGAACAAACTTATTTTCTTGAGCATAAAGACAGACATTAAGATGCGTCTCTAGAGAAAGGGAAAAACAAAGGTTTTAATGTACGATTtaaaacataataataataataataataataataataataataataataataataataatgataataataataataataataatattaaaaaCATTATAAAGAATTTTACATTATTGGTGTATTTTAATCTATTGTAGTATGTAACATGCCTTATGTTCTAGTTTTAATTTCAGCAGTTACGGGTGGTTGTAATTATCTTGGGGATGATTTGACAGTATATATAGTTCTTTTGCACAGTCTAAGTATAAAAATTAATCTCACTAATTAAGCATGTAATAATAATTTTCAGTTCCTGGCTAAGTTTTTAATTACTGCTGGCGTTGTCCCTACATTACATTGTGATGTTTATACCAAATACTTGATACAAACTGAATACATTAGAAATGAAACAAATAGCAAAACAGCTCCACCAATAATATTTTGGCTTAACAAAGGGATATGTCAAAAGCATTTATATGAGCTGTCAAGATTGCTATGGTAGCAGGTATTCAGCTTTTTAATTATTGAAATAACTTGTACCTCGCATGCATTCATCCTCATAATTAAAACATCCATATCTTTGTAGGAGAGCAGGTGACCgaataacaacattaaaattaaaagcagaaaataaagaacgaaatattttttgtttaattttaaagtGTGCTCTCACTGCTGGCAAAACTTTAAAATAAGACGAAGAGGGAGTTGTTTTTGTATCAAAAAATGATCAGTCAACGTGAATAGGATACATAATTAAATCACACAGAATGAGTCCAATACGAAACAGTCTATAACTAAACCATTTTCTATTGTTATAAAGAGTTGAgagtttaataaaataattaaatgctAGTTATTAGCTTGATAGCCAAGTCGGGAAATTGCCTATAAAATTGCTAGCGTACTATATGAGTTAATGTGTGTAGAGAAACAcattaaagaaaagaaaggtTTCTTTTGAGACAGAGGAAAAAATGGCTTCATTTAGCTATTTGAGTATTCTGGTTTTATGTATTCTTGGAATAGTAAGCTCTGGACATGCTCAATTGCAGCTTAATTTCTATGCCAAGAGCTGTCCAAAAGCTGAGAAAATCATTAAAGACTTTGTCCAAAAACAAGTTCCAAAAGCTCCAAATACTGCAGCTGCCATACTTAGAATGCATTTCCATGATTGCTTTGTTAGGGTAAGTATAGTACTATGATTTATTTGCCATGTGCCCATGTTTCACATATAGAATTTCTTTATATACTTAATTAATGTGCTTTGCTCTGATTCTTGTTTCttctctgttttgttctttgcaGGGTTGTGATGGATCTGTACTTCTTAATTTCACTTCAAGTACAGGAAACCAAACTGAAAAACAAGCTAATCCTAATCTAACATTGAGAGGCTTCTCCTTCATTGATGCTGTTAAAAGATTAGTTGAAGCTGAATGCCCTGGAATTGTCTCTTGTGCTGATATTATTGCCTTGGTTGCTAGAGATGCAGTTGTAGTCACAGTAAGTCCAAAACTTGAAGAAATTAACAAAATACTCTCTTCTTGAACCCACAGACCTCACCTGTGAAAACATACTGGGGTCTGTTGTTGTCGTTGTACTCCGTGGCGGATCTAGAGTGCAGTTACTGAGTTCCGGCAACCCAATAACTTTTGCGTAGACCCTGTATTTCTATTAAAAAATccattaaatatttataaatatctaaTTGTGAACCCAGTTAGTATTGTATATTAATTCAAGATTACGACAGGAACCCATATACtttaaatcctggatccaccTTTGGTTGTACTCTCTTCTTGAACCATTTTCTATACGTATTAACTATCTTcttttcttgttgttgttgttattgtcacTTGGCATAATAGGGAGGTCCTTCTTGGAATGTGCCAACTGGTAGAAGAGATGGAAGAATATCAAATGTTTCAGAAGCCAATGCTGATATCCCAGCTCCAACTAGTAACTTCACTAGGCTACAACAATCTTTTGGGAAAAAGGGTCTTGATTTGAACGACTTGGTCTTACTATCTAGTATGAGTTTAAGTTCTGTGCACTATATAATATTCTTACATCATTATCAGGTTAAATTACCCGCAATAACATGTATAACTTGTTTTTATTTATAGGTGCACACACCATTGGAGTTTCTCACTGCTCCTCATTTTCGGAGCGTCTATACAATTTCACAGGGATTCTTGGTACACAAGATCCATCTCTAGACAGCGAATACGCGGATAATCTCAAGTCCAGAAAATGCAAATCAATCAACGATAATACCACTATCGTTGAGATGGATCCAGGTAGTTTCAAGACATTTGATCTTAGCTACTATAAGCTTCTGCTCAAAAGGAGAGGTTTATTCCAATCTGATGCAGCTTTAACAAAACGTACCACAACGAAGTCATTTATCGAACAGCTTGTCGAGGGATCACTCAAAGAATTCTACGCTGAATTTGCTAAGGCAATGGAGAAAATGGGGAGAGTTGAAGTTAAAACAGGCAGTGCTGGTGAAATCAGGAAGCAATGTGCATTTGTGAATAGTTAAAAGTTCACTTTTCTTTATTATTTCAAGTTTAAATTAATGATTTTGTGAATGTATTTGTTTGTTAATTTCCTCTGAGTGAATAGTTTGGTGTAATATGTATCATTATTCATGTACTTCTATATTTACTTTATCCTAATTTTGCAACTTGCTGGTGTTCTAGcaataaaaatagtaatgaaatTGAAAAAGTGGGAATCTTTCCTGGCTGGGGTATTGTCTTTATAACATGTATATATCTCTTTAACCTTCAAATTGTTAACATTAAAATAAAGGAACCAAAAGTTAAAATTCCTGTGAATTAGTACTCCAGTACAGTATTTTAATTTGTTCTTCTTAAGATTCTCACAAGTTGCCAAAATATTCATGTATATATACTGTTTTTTTTTGCAAATTAAGtaagaaaatatcaaaataagCAATGGCTACGTGTTCTTTTCCTTGCTTAGACTTGTCCTGGAAACACTGAAGATGCTTGTAATTTGTATATATATGAAAACGGAAAAATTAAAATACCTGGCAACATTATCTACTAAGTTATTGTTCTTTCGAAACACAGACTCCTAAAATTAATCCAGCAGAACTGACCTAATCTGAAAAAGACTGAAACACAAAGTGGTCTGGAGATAAAATGGTCACTAATTATATTTCCTCGCCTATGAATTACGACCAAAAAAACAAAACCGAGCTCATTACCAAAACCTTTAAATTAATGGATCCAGAAAGTAAACAGCAGTAACTCATATCTCCTGAATGACTCTAATGTTTAGCAACTTTGCAGATTTATTCTTAATTAATTCCAGTATCATGATAAAGTTTTCACTAATGTTAATtcttaaaaagaaaaattaatgaCAATAACAAGAATAATGATATAGTGTCACAACCCGGAATTTCCACTGTCGGGACAgcgatggcgcctaacatttcacttgctaggcaagccaacgttagagaatCATTAAGCCAATTCTTATACATTTCAGTAATTAACAGCAGATAAGCTATAACGAGTTAAAGTGAATGCGGAAATTTATAACAGTCTCAATATATGTACCACTACCCGGATTTGAAGTTACAATTCACGAACATTCTAGGATTTACTACAAGTAaaagtctgaaagaaatacaactgtttgaatgAAAGAAATAGTAAAACAGAAGAGATAGACGGGGACTT
Coding sequences:
- the LOC104219289 gene encoding peroxidase 3 is translated as MASFSYLSILVLCILGIVSSGHAQLQLNFYAKSCPKAEKIIKDFVQKQVPKAPNTAAAILRMHFHDCFVRGCDGSVLLNFTSSTGNQTEKQANPNLTLRGFSFIDAVKRLVEAECPGIVSCADIIALVARDAVVVTGGPSWNVPTGRRDGRISNVSEANADIPAPTSNFTRLQQSFGKKGLDLNDLVLLSSAHTIGVSHCSSFSERLYNFTGILGTQDPSLDSEYADNLKSRKCKSINDNTTIVEMDPGSFKTFDLSYYKLLLKRRGLFQSDAALTKRTTTKSFIEQLVEGSLKEFYAEFAKAMEKMGRVEVKTGSAGEIRKQCAFVNS